A single Brevundimonas sp. M20 DNA region contains:
- a CDS encoding heavy metal-associated domain-containing protein: MKTLASLTAALSLLAAGSASAQEARIQWADLNLASSAGAAALDQRIEVAARDLCRTARRPGSRLSDRDFCEAAVRREALRQLPGAAQVDYAASRAVVAY, translated from the coding sequence ATGAAGACCCTCGCTTCCCTGACCGCCGCCCTGTCCCTCCTCGCCGCCGGTTCGGCGTCGGCGCAGGAGGCCCGCATCCAATGGGCCGATTTGAACCTGGCCTCGTCGGCGGGCGCCGCCGCGCTCGATCAGCGCATCGAGGTCGCCGCTCGCGACCTGTGCCGGACCGCCCGCCGTCCGGGCAGCCGCCTGAGCGACCGCGACTTCTGCGAAGCCGCTGTCCGCCGCGAAGCCCTGCGCCAACTGCCCGGCGCAGCCCAGGTCGACTACGCCGCCAGCCGGGCCGTCGTGGCCTACTGA
- the ppc gene encoding phosphoenolpyruvate carboxylase: MAHSETPDTVTLPASSLRDTTMIQAADDRLREEVRLLGGLLGEVILAEGGRELYDRIEAVRQASVAWHRNAGEKDARLLETLLGELSLDQAVGLAHGFAVFSLLANVAEDRAGKRRAREQTVSGARPDTPEGALERLRAAGQSTNDARDLLKTALISPVLTAHPSEVRRKSVIDRIAAVSDLLDACDQNGPACDVETRDAGLRRQTTILWATRLVRQAGLVVQDEIDTVVSFLERIFLHVAPAQLADWRKRLDAPDLAPFIRIGTWVGGDRDGNPNVTGEVLTAAFRTQARAVLRFYLDEVNALGAELSLSGSMSVISPELAALAGISGDHSEHRADEPYRKVLSQIYARLAATHPILTGQPAPRAAAFAAEPYEGPSAFRADLAVLQDSLVANHGAVFADDRLARLITAADVFGFHMATLDLRQNSDVHERVVADLLKVAGVTDDYSALSEEARLAVLASELASGRLLFNPYETYAEETLKERRILQAAAEALRLFGPQAIRTHIVSKTDAASDLLEVYLLLKEVGLFRPEDPSSCPVQAAPLFETIGDLRASQPTLERLLKEPSALAVAKARGVQEVMIGYSDSNKDGSYLTSTWELHEASRALLEVTDRAGLRLQLFHGRGGAVGRGGGSSFAAVLGQPQGTVAGRIRVTEQGEVIANKYGEPEVARRNLDALTCGVLLASLAPPPDAELTAKHGATLSKLSQASMSAYRALVYETDGFVDYFRAATPIAEIADLKIGSRPASRTASTAIEDLRAIPWVFSWSQSRVMLPGWFGFGSAVEGVSVDELQAMHRDWPFFRTLIQNMEMVMAKADMTIAKRYAGLVPDAALADRVFSAIRAEWDRTEAAVLAITGQEALLGGQPELDRLIRLRMPYVEPLNHVQIELIRRRRAGDDDPRVRECILLALNGVAAGLRNSG; this comes from the coding sequence ATGGCCCATTCCGAAACCCCTGATACGGTGACGCTCCCGGCCTCCTCGCTGCGAGACACCACCATGATCCAGGCCGCCGACGACCGGCTGCGCGAAGAAGTCCGACTGCTGGGCGGGCTTCTCGGCGAGGTGATCCTCGCCGAGGGCGGGCGCGAACTCTACGACCGGATCGAGGCCGTGAGGCAGGCCTCGGTCGCTTGGCACCGGAACGCCGGCGAGAAGGACGCCCGCCTGCTTGAGACCCTGCTGGGTGAGCTTTCGCTGGATCAGGCGGTTGGGCTGGCGCACGGCTTCGCCGTCTTCTCCCTTCTGGCCAATGTCGCCGAGGACCGGGCGGGCAAGCGGCGCGCGCGGGAACAGACCGTCTCGGGCGCCCGGCCGGATACGCCGGAAGGCGCGCTGGAACGGCTTAGGGCCGCCGGACAGTCCACGAACGACGCGCGTGACCTGCTGAAGACCGCCCTGATCTCCCCGGTCCTGACCGCCCACCCCTCCGAAGTCCGCCGCAAGAGCGTGATCGACCGTATCGCCGCCGTCTCGGACCTGCTGGACGCCTGCGACCAGAACGGCCCCGCTTGCGATGTCGAGACCCGGGATGCAGGTCTGCGCCGACAGACCACGATACTGTGGGCCACCCGGCTGGTCCGACAGGCCGGACTGGTGGTGCAGGACGAGATCGACACCGTCGTCTCCTTCCTCGAACGCATCTTCCTGCACGTCGCCCCGGCCCAGCTCGCGGATTGGCGCAAGCGGCTGGATGCGCCAGATCTGGCGCCTTTCATCCGCATCGGCACCTGGGTCGGCGGTGACCGCGACGGCAACCCCAACGTCACCGGGGAGGTTCTGACCGCCGCCTTCCGGACCCAAGCCCGGGCCGTCCTGCGCTTTTATCTGGACGAGGTGAATGCGCTGGGCGCCGAACTGAGCCTCTCAGGCTCGATGAGCGTGATCTCGCCCGAGCTTGCCGCGCTGGCCGGTATTTCGGGCGATCACTCCGAGCATCGGGCGGACGAGCCCTACCGGAAGGTCCTGAGCCAGATCTACGCCCGGCTGGCGGCGACACACCCGATCCTCACCGGCCAGCCCGCCCCTCGCGCCGCCGCCTTCGCGGCCGAGCCCTATGAGGGCCCGTCGGCCTTCCGGGCCGATCTGGCCGTCTTGCAGGACAGTCTGGTCGCCAACCACGGCGCGGTCTTCGCGGATGACCGGCTGGCCCGCCTGATCACCGCCGCCGATGTGTTCGGCTTCCACATGGCGACGCTGGACCTGCGCCAGAACTCTGACGTGCACGAGCGGGTTGTGGCGGACCTGCTGAAGGTGGCCGGTGTCACGGACGACTACTCGGCGCTGAGCGAGGAAGCCCGGCTGGCGGTTCTGGCTTCCGAGCTGGCTTCCGGGCGTCTGCTGTTTAATCCCTATGAGACCTATGCCGAAGAGACTCTGAAGGAACGGCGCATCCTGCAGGCGGCGGCCGAGGCCCTGCGCCTGTTCGGTCCGCAAGCCATCCGGACGCACATCGTCTCCAAGACCGACGCCGCCTCTGACCTTCTGGAGGTCTATCTGCTGCTGAAGGAGGTCGGACTGTTCCGGCCGGAGGACCCGTCGTCCTGCCCTGTTCAGGCCGCGCCCCTGTTCGAGACCATCGGCGACCTGCGGGCCTCGCAGCCGACGCTGGAACGCCTGTTGAAGGAACCGTCCGCCCTCGCCGTCGCGAAGGCGCGCGGGGTGCAGGAGGTGATGATCGGCTATTCGGACTCCAACAAGGATGGGTCTTATCTGACCTCGACGTGGGAGCTGCACGAGGCGTCGCGCGCCCTGCTTGAGGTGACCGACAGGGCCGGCCTGCGTCTGCAGCTGTTCCATGGTCGGGGCGGCGCGGTGGGCCGTGGCGGCGGCTCCAGCTTCGCCGCCGTGCTGGGTCAGCCGCAGGGCACCGTCGCCGGACGTATCCGCGTGACGGAGCAAGGCGAGGTTATCGCCAACAAATACGGTGAGCCCGAGGTGGCCCGTCGCAATCTGGACGCCCTGACCTGCGGAGTCCTGCTGGCGTCACTGGCTCCGCCACCCGACGCAGAGCTGACCGCAAAGCATGGCGCGACCCTGTCGAAGCTCTCGCAGGCCTCGATGAGCGCCTATAGGGCGCTGGTCTATGAGACCGACGGCTTCGTCGACTATTTCCGCGCCGCCACCCCCATCGCGGAGATCGCCGATCTGAAGATCGGGTCGCGGCCTGCTTCACGCACCGCGTCCACCGCCATCGAGGATTTACGGGCCATTCCATGGGTGTTCAGCTGGAGCCAGAGCCGGGTCATGCTGCCGGGCTGGTTCGGCTTCGGCTCAGCCGTCGAGGGCGTATCGGTCGATGAGCTTCAGGCCATGCACCGCGACTGGCCCTTCTTCCGGACCCTGATCCAGAACATGGAGATGGTCATGGCCAAGGCGGATATGACCATCGCCAAACGCTACGCCGGTCTCGTTCCGGACGCCGCGCTGGCGGATCGGGTGTTTTCGGCCATTCGGGCCGAGTGGGACCGAACGGAGGCTGCGGTTCTGGCCATTACCGGTCAGGAGGCCCTGCTGGGCGGCCAACCCGAACTGGACAGGCTGATCCGGCTGCGCATGCCCTATGTCGAGCCGCTGAACCACGTGCAGATCGAACTGATCCGCCGCCGCCGCGCCGGAGACGATGATCCCCGGGTCCGCGAATGCATCCTTCTGGCGCTCAACGGGGTGGCCGCCGGGCTGCGCAACAGCGGCTGA
- the ffh gene encoding signal recognition particle protein, translating into MFEALNERLSGVFDRITGRGALSEKDVQEAMREVRVALLEADVALPVVKDFIAFATERATGEEVIRSVKPADQVIKIVYDGLVEMLGGEEPVPLNLNATPPAVFLMAGLQGSGKTTTSAKLALRLTKFDRKKVMMASLDTRRPAAMEQLETLGRQIEVATLPIVKGESAVQITRRAMTSAKLQGFDVLILDTAGRITLDEALMAEVAEVASIARPVETLLVADSLTGQDAVRTAKAFHERLPLTGLILTRADGDGRGGAMLSMRAVTGLPIKYLGAGEKVDQLDAFDARRVAGRILGQGDIVALVEKASQELDASKAEAMARKLAKGQFDLNDLAAQLQQMKKMGGLQGIMGMLPGVAKMKAQMADANIDDRMIARQEAIISSMTKAERKKPDLLNASRKKRVAAGAGVEVQDINRLLKQHRQMADMVKSLSRGGPKKMQQMAAMLGGLGGGGGPDMARLKAMGGGKMPEPSADELKALQDRMAGLGGGQLPGGLPGLPGFPPKK; encoded by the coding sequence ATGTTCGAGGCTCTGAACGAGCGGCTTTCAGGCGTATTCGACCGGATCACCGGTCGCGGCGCCCTGTCCGAAAAGGACGTGCAGGAGGCGATGCGCGAAGTGCGCGTGGCCCTGCTCGAGGCCGACGTCGCCCTGCCCGTCGTCAAGGACTTCATCGCCTTCGCCACCGAGCGCGCGACGGGCGAAGAGGTCATTCGTTCGGTCAAGCCGGCCGATCAGGTCATCAAGATCGTCTATGACGGTCTGGTCGAAATGCTGGGCGGCGAAGAGCCGGTTCCGCTGAACCTGAACGCCACCCCGCCCGCCGTCTTCCTGATGGCCGGCCTGCAGGGCTCCGGCAAGACGACGACGTCCGCCAAGCTGGCGCTGCGTCTGACCAAGTTCGACCGCAAGAAGGTCATGATGGCCTCGCTGGACACGCGTCGTCCGGCGGCCATGGAGCAGCTCGAAACCCTCGGCAGGCAGATCGAGGTCGCGACGCTTCCGATCGTGAAGGGCGAGAGCGCCGTTCAGATCACCAGGCGGGCGATGACGTCCGCCAAGCTGCAGGGCTTCGACGTCCTGATCCTCGACACCGCCGGCCGCATCACGCTGGACGAGGCCCTGATGGCCGAGGTGGCGGAAGTCGCCTCTATCGCCAGGCCGGTCGAGACCCTGCTGGTCGCCGACAGCCTGACCGGTCAGGACGCGGTTCGCACCGCCAAGGCCTTCCACGAGCGCCTGCCGCTGACGGGTCTGATCCTGACCCGCGCCGACGGCGACGGCCGCGGCGGCGCCATGCTGTCGATGCGCGCCGTCACCGGCCTGCCGATCAAGTATCTGGGCGCCGGCGAAAAGGTCGACCAGCTGGACGCCTTCGACGCCCGTCGCGTCGCCGGTCGCATTCTGGGTCAGGGCGACATTGTCGCCCTGGTCGAGAAGGCGAGCCAGGAGCTTGACGCGTCCAAGGCCGAGGCCATGGCCCGCAAGCTGGCCAAGGGACAGTTCGACCTGAACGATCTCGCCGCCCAGCTCCAGCAGATGAAGAAGATGGGCGGTCTTCAGGGCATCATGGGCATGCTGCCCGGTGTCGCGAAGATGAAAGCACAGATGGCCGACGCCAACATCGACGACCGCATGATCGCCCGCCAGGAAGCGATCATCTCCTCGATGACCAAGGCCGAGCGCAAGAAGCCGGACCTGCTGAACGCCAGCCGCAAGAAGCGCGTGGCCGCCGGCGCCGGTGTCGAGGTTCAGGACATCAACCGCTTGCTCAAGCAGCACCGGCAGATGGCCGACATGGTCAAGTCGCTGTCGCGCGGCGGACCGAAGAAGATGCAGCAGATGGCCGCCATGCTCGGCGGCCTCGGCGGTGGCGGCGGGCCGGACATGGCCCGCCTCAAGGCGATGGGCGGGGGCAAGATGCCCGAGCCGAGCGCCGACGAATTGAAAGCCCTTCAGGACCGCATGGCGGGCCTGGGTGGCGGACAACTTCCGGGGGGCCTTCCGGGCCTGCCGGGCTTCCCTCCCAAGAAATAG
- the rpsP gene encoding 30S ribosomal protein S16: protein MLKIRLARGGAKKRPYYYIVVADSHAPRDGKFIERVGSYNPMLPRDGEQKRVVLKADRIAEWLSKGAQPTDRVARFLSQDEALAGKVKWTQSNNPNKAQPGKKAQERAAERAQREADRAEAEAAAKVEAAEAAQRAKEEAAAAAAAAAAAPAVEEAPAEAAAEEAPAAEVAAEEAPAAESTEEA, encoded by the coding sequence ATGCTGAAGATCCGTCTGGCCCGTGGTGGCGCCAAGAAGCGCCCGTACTACTACATCGTCGTTGCTGACTCGCACGCTCCGCGCGACGGCAAGTTCATCGAGCGCGTTGGCTCGTACAACCCGATGCTGCCGCGCGACGGCGAGCAGAAGCGCGTTGTGCTGAAGGCCGACCGTATCGCTGAATGGCTGTCGAAGGGCGCGCAGCCGACCGACCGTGTCGCTCGCTTCCTGTCGCAGGACGAAGCGCTGGCCGGCAAGGTGAAGTGGACCCAGTCCAACAACCCGAACAAGGCCCAGCCGGGCAAGAAGGCGCAAGAGCGCGCCGCCGAACGCGCCCAGCGCGAAGCTGACCGCGCCGAAGCCGAAGCCGCGGCCAAGGTGGAAGCCGCTGAAGCCGCCCAGCGCGCCAAGGAAGAAGCCGCTGCCGCCGCTGCTGCTGCGGCCGCCGCTCCGGCCGTTGAAGAAGCTCCGGCTGAAGCCGCTGCTGAAGAAGCCCCGGCTGCTGAAGTCGCCGCCGAGGAAGCCCCGGCCGCCGAGTCGACCGAAGAAGCCTGA
- the rimM gene encoding ribosome maturation factor RimM (Essential for efficient processing of 16S rRNA), whose translation MTQDKLIQVGQIAGGFGVRGEVRVTAWTADPMALLAYRDLLRADGSVGLTLTSARPDKNGVVGRAKEIATKEQADAMRGLKLFIPRDRLPEPDEDEFYLTDLVGVEGREPDGTVLGTVKSVQNFGASDMLEIAPAAGGPTWYLPFTRDAVPELHLADGWLLVVRPNEVGEREPD comes from the coding sequence ATGACGCAGGACAAGCTCATTCAGGTTGGACAGATCGCCGGCGGCTTCGGCGTGCGCGGCGAGGTGCGGGTGACCGCCTGGACCGCCGACCCGATGGCCCTGCTGGCCTATCGCGACCTGCTGCGGGCGGACGGGTCGGTGGGGCTGACCCTGACCTCGGCGCGGCCGGACAAGAACGGCGTGGTCGGGCGGGCGAAGGAGATCGCCACCAAGGAGCAGGCCGACGCGATGCGCGGGCTCAAACTGTTCATCCCGCGCGACCGGTTGCCGGAGCCGGACGAGGACGAGTTCTATCTGACCGATCTGGTCGGGGTCGAAGGGCGGGAGCCGGACGGGACCGTGCTGGGCACGGTGAAGTCGGTCCAGAATTTCGGCGCCTCCGACATGCTGGAGATCGCTCCGGCCGCCGGTGGCCCGACCTGGTATCTGCCGTTCACCAGGGACGCCGTGCCCGAGCTGCATCTGGCCGACGGCTGGCTGCTGGTGGTGCGGCCCAACGAGGTCGGCGAGCGCGAGCCCGACTGA
- a CDS encoding YegP family protein: MAHKFEIYKDKAGEFRVRFKYNSETLFSTEGYSSKASAQNAIDSIKKNGPDAPTEDNS; encoded by the coding sequence ATGGCCCACAAGTTCGAGATCTACAAGGACAAGGCCGGAGAGTTCCGGGTCCGCTTCAAGTACAACTCGGAAACGCTCTTCTCGACCGAGGGCTACAGCTCCAAGGCCTCGGCCCAGAACGCCATCGACTCGATCAAGAAGAACGGGCCTGACGCCCCGACCGAGGACAACAGCTAG
- a CDS encoding benzoate/H(+) symporter BenE family transporter, whose translation MSAPRLPVSAISAAAVGTVIGFGGTVALVVQAGHVLGASPDQIVSMVTALCLGIGLPGLLLSWRMKVPVILAWSTPGAALLAASTLGVGWPTAVGAFVIAGGLMVVTGLVPALGRLAARIPGGIASAMLAGVLLPFCLKLFLVFPTDLALAAGLFAVFLLMRRLAPTWALPAVLIGAFAVLALRGQVALPPGTGLFGQLSPVAPAFDLKVAVSLALPLFLVTLVSQNLPGLVVLKAAGYEPPPGPLLLSTGLATLVLAPFGAYGVNLAAIVAAICTGPDAHPDPRRRWIVGVIYGGLYLVVALFAAPLAGLFIAMPPAALAVLTGLALIGPLTGALQGAMAEPDHREAAVIAFAATASGAALFGIGSAFWGLLAGFLALAALRWRR comes from the coding sequence ATGAGCGCCCCTCGCCTGCCCGTCTCCGCCATCTCGGCGGCCGCCGTCGGAACCGTGATCGGCTTCGGCGGCACCGTCGCGCTGGTGGTGCAGGCGGGCCATGTGCTGGGCGCCTCCCCGGACCAGATCGTGTCGATGGTGACGGCGCTCTGCCTCGGCATCGGCCTGCCCGGCCTGCTGCTCAGCTGGCGGATGAAGGTCCCGGTCATCCTGGCCTGGTCCACCCCCGGCGCGGCCCTGCTGGCGGCATCGACTCTCGGCGTCGGCTGGCCCACCGCCGTCGGCGCCTTCGTCATCGCCGGCGGCCTGATGGTCGTCACCGGCCTCGTCCCCGCCCTCGGGCGGCTGGCGGCCCGGATCCCCGGCGGCATCGCCTCGGCCATGCTGGCGGGCGTTCTGCTGCCCTTCTGTCTCAAGCTGTTTCTCGTCTTCCCGACCGATCTGGCGCTGGCGGCGGGCCTGTTCGCGGTCTTCCTGCTGATGCGGCGGCTGGCCCCGACCTGGGCCCTTCCCGCCGTCCTCATCGGCGCCTTCGCCGTGCTGGCCCTGCGCGGCCAGGTCGCCCTGCCGCCCGGAACCGGCCTGTTCGGCCAGCTGTCGCCGGTCGCGCCCGCCTTCGACCTCAAGGTCGCGGTCAGCCTCGCCCTGCCGCTGTTCCTCGTCACCCTCGTCTCCCAGAACCTGCCCGGCCTCGTGGTGCTCAAGGCCGCGGGCTATGAGCCGCCGCCGGGACCGCTGCTGCTCTCGACCGGCCTCGCCACCCTGGTCCTCGCCCCCTTCGGCGCCTACGGGGTCAATCTGGCCGCCATCGTCGCGGCCATCTGCACCGGGCCGGACGCCCATCCGGACCCGCGGCGTCGCTGGATCGTCGGCGTGATCTACGGCGGACTCTATCTGGTCGTGGCCCTGTTCGCCGCCCCTCTGGCGGGACTTTTCATCGCCATGCCTCCGGCCGCCCTCGCGGTGCTGACCGGACTCGCCCTCATCGGTCCCCTGACCGGGGCCCTGCAGGGCGCCATGGCCGAACCGGACCATCGGGAGGCCGCCGTCATCGCCTTCGCGGCGACCGCCTCGGGGGCCGCCCTGTTCGGCATCGGCTCGGCCTTCTGGGGCCTGCTGGCCGGCTTCCTGGCCCTCGCGGCCCTGCGCTGGAGGCGCTGA
- a CDS encoding enoyl-ACP reductase, whose translation MPTGDLMKGKKGLIMGVANSSSIAWGIASQLAAQGAELAFTYLGESLERRVRPLAESVGAKLLIQADVTDDASMDKAFEELEKEFGTIDFVVHSVAFANKDELKGSFVDNTTRDSFLLAMNISAFSFVDVARRSARLMPNGGSMITLTYLGSERVIPNYNTMGVAKAALEAATRYIARDLGPKNIRVNAISAGAMRTLSLAGISGGRGLHSKSAQFSLIKEETSMEGVAGAALWLCSDLGRSTTGEVVHVDAGFHAVGLPDDIEG comes from the coding sequence ATGCCCACCGGCGACCTCATGAAGGGCAAGAAGGGCCTGATCATGGGGGTGGCGAACTCCAGCTCCATCGCCTGGGGCATCGCCTCCCAGCTGGCCGCCCAAGGCGCCGAACTGGCCTTCACCTACCTCGGCGAGAGCCTGGAGCGTCGCGTGCGTCCGCTGGCCGAAAGCGTCGGCGCCAAGCTGCTGATCCAGGCCGACGTCACCGACGACGCCTCGATGGACAAGGCGTTCGAGGAACTGGAAAAAGAGTTCGGCACGATCGACTTCGTCGTGCATTCGGTGGCCTTCGCCAACAAGGACGAGCTGAAGGGCTCCTTCGTCGACAACACCACCCGCGACAGCTTCCTGCTGGCCATGAACATCTCGGCCTTCAGTTTCGTCGACGTCGCCAGGCGCTCGGCCCGCCTGATGCCGAACGGCGGCTCCATGATCACCCTGACCTACCTCGGGTCGGAACGGGTCATCCCGAACTACAACACCATGGGCGTCGCCAAGGCCGCTCTGGAAGCCGCGACCCGCTACATCGCCCGCGACCTCGGTCCGAAGAACATCCGCGTCAACGCCATCTCGGCCGGCGCCATGCGCACCCTGTCGCTGGCCGGCATCTCGGGCGGCCGCGGCCTGCACTCGAAGTCGGCCCAGTTCTCCCTGATCAAGGAAGAGACCTCGATGGAAGGCGTCGCCGGCGCCGCCCTGTGGCTCTGCTCGGACCTCGGCCGCTCCACCACCGGTGAAGTCGTCCACGTCGACGCCGGTTTCCACGCCGTCGGCCTGCCGGACGACATCGAGGGCTAA
- the fabB gene encoding beta-ketoacyl-ACP synthase I, whose product MRRVVVTGLGIVSSIGTGAAEVTASLRDAKSGVQHAADHATHGFRSQVWAPPALGHTAEDWAPLVDRRAARFLANGTAWGHIAFEEALKDSGLTPEEIKDPRIGLIVGEGGPSTQVILQAAQTTLERGSPKRIGPFAVPKAMASGPSAVLATWFELKGINYSISSACATSAHCIGAGAEQIAWGKQDVVFAGGVEDIDWSMSNMFDAMGAMSSNFNDNPSKASRAYDKDRDGFVIAGGAGIVVLEEYERAVARGAKIYAEVTGYGANSDGYDMVAPSGEGAERCMKIALEMAGNPKIDYLNPHGTSTPVGDSKEMGAVRNVFGDDLPMISSTKSLTGHSLGAAGAQEAIYCLLMMDNDFAAESAHIENLDPEFEGMPILRKRHDGPLKHVMSNSFGFGGTNGTLILSKI is encoded by the coding sequence ATGCGGCGTGTTGTCGTCACCGGGCTGGGCATTGTCTCCTCCATCGGCACCGGAGCCGCCGAGGTCACCGCGTCGCTGCGCGATGCGAAATCGGGCGTCCAGCACGCCGCCGACCACGCCACGCACGGTTTCCGCTCGCAGGTCTGGGCGCCGCCGGCCCTGGGCCATACCGCCGAGGACTGGGCGCCGCTGGTGGACCGTCGCGCCGCCCGCTTCCTGGCCAACGGCACCGCCTGGGGCCACATCGCCTTTGAAGAGGCGCTGAAGGATTCCGGCCTGACCCCGGAAGAGATCAAGGATCCCCGCATCGGCCTGATCGTCGGTGAAGGCGGCCCCTCGACCCAGGTTATCCTGCAAGCCGCCCAGACCACCCTTGAAAGAGGCTCTCCCAAGCGCATCGGGCCGTTCGCCGTGCCGAAGGCCATGGCCTCGGGCCCGTCGGCCGTTCTGGCGACCTGGTTCGAGCTCAAGGGCATCAACTATTCGATCAGCTCGGCCTGCGCGACCTCGGCCCACTGCATCGGCGCGGGCGCCGAACAGATCGCCTGGGGCAAGCAGGACGTGGTCTTCGCCGGCGGCGTCGAGGACATCGACTGGTCCATGTCGAACATGTTCGACGCCATGGGCGCCATGTCCTCGAACTTCAACGACAATCCGTCGAAGGCCAGCCGCGCCTATGACAAGGATCGCGACGGCTTCGTCATCGCGGGCGGCGCCGGCATCGTCGTGCTGGAAGAGTACGAACGCGCCGTGGCGCGCGGCGCGAAGATCTATGCCGAAGTCACCGGCTACGGCGCCAACTCCGACGGCTACGACATGGTCGCGCCCTCGGGCGAGGGCGCCGAGCGCTGCATGAAGATCGCGCTGGAAATGGCCGGCAATCCGAAGATCGACTACCTGAACCCGCACGGCACCTCGACGCCCGTCGGCGACAGCAAGGAAATGGGCGCGGTCCGCAACGTCTTCGGCGACGACCTGCCGATGATCTCCTCGACCAAGTCGCTGACGGGGCACTCGCTCGGCGCCGCGGGCGCCCAGGAGGCCATCTACTGCCTGCTGATGATGGACAACGACTTCGCCGCCGAAAGCGCCCACATCGAGAACCTCGATCCCGAGTTCGAGGGCATGCCGATCCTGCGCAAGCGCCACGACGGCCCGCTGAAGCACGTCATGTCCAACTCGTTCGGCTTCGGCGGAACGAACGGCACGCTGATCCTCAGCAAGATCTAG
- the fabA gene encoding 3-hydroxyacyl-[acyl-carrier-protein] dehydratase FabA, which translates to MKYPSSFDYEALLASGRGELFGPGNAQLPAPPMLMFDRITQINADGGEHGKGYVEAELDIHPDLWFFQCHFIGDPVMPGCLGLDAMWQLVGFYLGWIGGPGRGRALGVGEVKFTGQVQPDVKKVTYKINLKRVINRRLVMGIADGVMEADGVPIYTATDMRVGLFGGVEASGE; encoded by the coding sequence CTGAAATATCCGTCGTCGTTCGATTATGAGGCCCTGCTGGCCTCGGGCCGTGGCGAACTGTTCGGTCCCGGCAACGCCCAGCTCCCGGCCCCGCCGATGCTGATGTTCGACCGGATCACCCAGATCAACGCGGACGGCGGCGAGCACGGCAAGGGCTATGTCGAGGCCGAGCTGGATATCCATCCGGACCTCTGGTTCTTCCAGTGCCATTTCATCGGCGACCCGGTCATGCCCGGCTGCCTGGGCCTGGACGCCATGTGGCAGCTGGTCGGCTTCTATCTCGGCTGGATCGGCGGTCCCGGCCGCGGCCGCGCCCTCGGCGTCGGCGAGGTGAAGTTCACCGGTCAGGTCCAGCCCGACGTGAAGAAGGTGACCTACAAGATCAATCTGAAGCGGGTCATCAATCGCCGTCTGGTCATGGGTATCGCCGACGGGGTGATGGAGGCCGACGGCGTTCCTATCTATACCGCCACGGACATGCGCGTCGGCCTGTTCGGCGGCGTGGAAGCGTCGGGCGAGTAA
- a CDS encoding SH3 domain-containing protein, with translation MSGKAHRLKRIALIGGVIGCAVLAGAANTMPGGRPTPSGQPVPRWLSLKSSKVFARQGPGLDYRILWQYRVSNLPVQVVAETEGWRKICDPDGAVAWVHRSVVTSSRSVMNATDEEIPIHAGRSGASPVRARLSARSLVSIDACVDQWCEVRVRRLRGWVPQSAVFGAQEQALCDANRPAGAARDRR, from the coding sequence GTGTCTGGCAAAGCTCATCGTCTCAAGCGCATCGCCCTGATCGGGGGCGTGATCGGCTGCGCGGTGCTGGCGGGCGCCGCCAACACCATGCCCGGGGGGCGCCCGACGCCCAGCGGCCAGCCCGTGCCGCGCTGGCTGTCGCTGAAATCGAGCAAGGTCTTCGCCCGTCAGGGCCCCGGCCTCGACTACCGCATCCTCTGGCAATACCGGGTCTCGAACCTGCCGGTTCAGGTCGTCGCCGAGACCGAGGGCTGGCGGAAAATCTGCGACCCCGACGGCGCCGTCGCCTGGGTCCACCGCAGCGTCGTGACCAGCAGCCGCAGCGTCATGAACGCCACCGACGAGGAAATTCCCATCCACGCCGGGCGCTCCGGCGCCTCGCCGGTCCGCGCCCGTCTCTCGGCCAGGTCCCTGGTGTCCATAGACGCCTGTGTCGACCAGTGGTGCGAGGTCCGCGTCCGCCGCCTCCGCGGCTGGGTGCCGCAGTCCGCCGTCTTCGGCGCCCAGGAACAGGCCCTGTGCGACGCCAACCGCCCCGCCGGCGCCGCCCGCGACCGGCGATAG